In Rahnella aquatilis CIP 78.65 = ATCC 33071, one DNA window encodes the following:
- the gcvH gene encoding glycine cleavage system protein GcvH — protein sequence MSNVPSDLKYASSHEWIRSEGNGVYTVGITEHAQELLGDMVFVDLPEVGREVAAGEDCAVAESVKAASDIYSPISGEIIAVNAELEGSPELVNSEPYDTGFLFQIKASDESELANLLDAEAYSASIED from the coding sequence ATGAGCAATGTCCCGTCAGATTTGAAATACGCGTCTTCCCACGAGTGGATTCGTTCAGAAGGTAACGGCGTTTACACCGTAGGTATCACCGAACACGCACAGGAATTACTGGGCGACATGGTATTTGTTGATCTGCCCGAAGTTGGCCGTGAAGTTGCCGCCGGTGAAGACTGCGCCGTGGCGGAATCCGTCAAAGCAGCTTCCGACATTTACTCTCCGATCAGCGGCGAAATTATTGCGGTAAACGCTGAACTGGAAGGTTCCCCGGAGCTGGTGAACAGCGAGCCATATGACACCGGTTTCCTGTTCCAGATTAAAGCGTCTGACGAAAGTGAACTGGCTAACCTGCTTGATGCAGAAGCCTATTCAGCATCCATTGAAGACTGA
- the gcvT gene encoding glycine cleavage system aminomethyltransferase GcvT, whose protein sequence is MVKQTQLYEQHVACGARMVDFHGWMMPLHYGSQLDEHHIVRQDAGMFDVSHMTIVDLHGARTREFLRYLLANDVAKLTVPGKALYTGMLNASGGVIDDLIVYFLNENYFRLVVNSATREKDLAWISQHAEPYAVELTVRDDLALVAVQGPQAKEKAETLFTAEQKQAVAGMKPFFGVQSGDLFIATTGYTGEAGYEIALPQEQVADFWQKLLAAGVKPAGLGARDTLRLEAGMNLYGQEMDEGVSPLAANMGWTIAWAPEDRNFIGRDALERQREQGTDQLVGLVMTEKGVLRNELPVRFTDSAGNTLEGVITSGSFSPTLGYSIALARVPAGIGENAIVQIRNREMPVKVTKPGFVRNGKPLAQ, encoded by the coding sequence ATGGTTAAGCAGACTCAGCTTTATGAACAACATGTTGCGTGCGGCGCGCGTATGGTCGATTTCCACGGCTGGATGATGCCTCTGCATTACGGCTCTCAGCTGGATGAACACCACATCGTGCGTCAGGATGCCGGTATGTTTGACGTCTCGCACATGACCATTGTTGATCTCCACGGCGCCCGTACCCGTGAATTCCTCCGTTATCTTCTGGCGAACGATGTCGCCAAACTCACCGTTCCCGGCAAAGCCCTGTACACCGGCATGCTCAATGCCTCCGGCGGCGTGATTGACGATCTGATCGTCTATTTCCTCAACGAAAATTATTTCCGTCTGGTGGTCAACTCCGCGACCCGCGAGAAAGATCTGGCATGGATTTCGCAACATGCAGAACCGTACGCTGTCGAACTGACGGTGCGTGATGATCTGGCGCTGGTTGCCGTGCAGGGGCCGCAGGCGAAAGAGAAAGCGGAAACGCTGTTTACCGCCGAACAAAAACAAGCTGTCGCGGGCATGAAGCCGTTCTTTGGCGTTCAGTCGGGCGATCTGTTTATCGCGACCACCGGTTATACCGGCGAAGCGGGTTATGAAATCGCATTGCCACAAGAACAGGTTGCCGATTTCTGGCAGAAATTGCTGGCCGCAGGCGTGAAGCCAGCCGGTCTGGGGGCGCGTGACACACTGCGCCTGGAAGCAGGTATGAACCTGTACGGTCAGGAAATGGACGAAGGCGTTTCACCGCTGGCGGCCAACATGGGCTGGACCATTGCCTGGGCACCGGAAGACCGTAATTTTATTGGCCGTGACGCGCTGGAAAGACAGCGCGAGCAGGGCACTGATCAACTGGTCGGCCTGGTGATGACCGAGAAAGGTGTATTGCGTAATGAACTGCCGGTGCGATTCACCGACAGCGCGGGTAACACCCTGGAAGGCGTGATCACCAGCGGCTCATTCTCGCCGACGCTGGGCTACAGTATTGCACTGGCACGCGTTCCGGCGGGCATCGGCGAAAACGCCATTGTGCAGATCCGCAACCGTGAAATGCCGGTAAAAGTCACTAAACCCGGTTTTGTCCGTAACGGCAAACCGCTGGCGCAGTAA
- the ubiI gene encoding FAD-dependent 2-octaprenylphenol hydroxylase produces the protein MQSFDVVIAGGGMVGLALACGLQGSGLRVAVLENQQPDLDSPLPEQPGLRVSAINAASERLLKYIGVWDNIIAQRANAYQGMEVWDRDSFGKIAFRCEEYGFSHLGHIIENQVIHRALWQRAEKSSDITLLTPATLKNVAWGENEAFITLSDDRQLSARLVVGADGAQSWLRQHADIPLTFWDYRHHALVATIRTEEPHQSVARQVFHGEGILAFLPLADTHLSSIVWSVSPDEAQRLSALEPEEFNKILASTFDLRLGVCAVESDRLTFPLTGRYARSFAGQRLALIGDAAHTVHPLAGQGVNLGFMDAAELASEIKRLQKEGKDFGQHMYLRRYERRRKHSAALMLAGMQGFRELFAGDNPAKKLLRDIGLTLADSLPGVKPKLVRQAMGLNDLPEWLQDESLRLK, from the coding sequence ATGCAATCTTTTGATGTGGTTATCGCCGGTGGCGGAATGGTCGGTCTGGCGCTGGCGTGCGGATTACAGGGCAGCGGTTTGCGCGTTGCCGTGCTGGAAAACCAGCAACCGGATCTCGATTCGCCGTTGCCGGAACAGCCGGGTTTACGGGTTTCGGCGATCAATGCCGCCAGCGAACGTCTGCTGAAATATATCGGCGTCTGGGACAACATTATTGCTCAGCGTGCCAATGCCTATCAGGGGATGGAAGTCTGGGATCGCGACAGCTTCGGCAAAATCGCGTTCCGCTGCGAAGAATACGGTTTCAGCCATCTGGGCCACATTATCGAAAATCAGGTGATCCACCGTGCTTTGTGGCAGCGTGCGGAAAAATCTTCTGACATCACACTGCTCACACCGGCAACACTGAAAAATGTGGCGTGGGGCGAAAATGAAGCCTTCATTACCCTTAGCGATGATCGTCAGCTCAGTGCGCGCTTAGTCGTGGGAGCGGATGGTGCACAGTCATGGCTGCGTCAGCACGCCGATATTCCGCTGACCTTCTGGGATTACCGCCATCATGCACTGGTGGCGACCATCCGCACTGAAGAACCGCACCAGTCTGTCGCACGGCAGGTATTCCACGGCGAAGGTATTCTGGCATTTCTGCCGCTGGCGGATACGCATTTGTCTTCTATCGTCTGGTCAGTTTCGCCGGATGAAGCGCAGCGCCTGAGTGCGCTGGAGCCGGAAGAATTCAACAAAATTCTCGCCAGCACCTTTGACCTGCGCCTTGGCGTTTGTGCCGTGGAGAGCGATCGCCTGACCTTCCCGCTGACCGGTCGTTATGCCCGCAGCTTTGCCGGACAGCGTCTGGCGCTGATCGGGGATGCGGCGCACACCGTACATCCGCTGGCCGGGCAGGGTGTCAACTTAGGTTTTATGGATGCCGCCGAACTGGCCTCTGAAATCAAACGTCTGCAAAAAGAAGGTAAAGATTTCGGCCAGCATATGTACCTGCGCCGTTACGAACGCCGCCGCAAACACAGCGCTGCGCTGATGCTTGCCGGGATGCAGGGCTTCCGTGAACTGTTTGCCGGTGACAATCCTGCCAAAAAACTGCTGCGCGATATCGGCCTGACGCTGGCGGATTCCCTGCCGGGCGTGAAACCGAAACTGGTCCGTCAGGCGATGGGGCTGAATGATTTACCGGAATGGTTACAGGACGAATCGCTTCGATTGAAATAA